Sequence from the Drosophila innubila isolate TH190305 chromosome 3L unlocalized genomic scaffold, UK_Dinn_1.0 0_D_3L, whole genome shotgun sequence genome:
TTCAACATCTACAGTACTTCTCTTAATGTGgtaaaaatttatgatatgcagcaaaatataaataatttttggcaaaattttttgattctttaactcatgtatattattttcatgtaTTAGCCTATTAAAAgaatgttatattttaaaaattttcaattcttttaaaaaaatgttcaattacTTTTGGGTAGAGCAATCAAAACTTCATACATGTCGAATGATTGAATATACTCGTATGATAAAGCTTGAAGGAGGCACGCCTTTCTCGACAGAAGCAAGGTTCCGATGATTACACCTCCCTCAGTCTTAGCTCGGCAGATGAAAACCCTTTCGTTCCAGCCGGAAGTTCCCACTGAAACGGCATTCTCCTCGAGAATGCCATCGTAGCTGCGAATCCATTCGTAGTCCATGTTATTATTTGTAGTCAGAAGCTGATAAGTTCTTGTTGTGAAGGGTAAAATGTCGGTGCTGCCGCTGGCAATTCCTGTTTCCGCCACCACACGAACCGGTACAATTGTTCCAGAGAAGCTCACTCGACCCACGTAGAGTTTGTACCCGTAGGGATCAAGTCCGCCAACAAGGGCATTTCTGGGAAGTGGATACGACAGATTTCCTGCCACCCAAGTTTGCTCCGCATCTATTAAATGAGTTAAGTGTCAGACTTAATTTCTGAAGATTTAAGTCTCGGCGGTATTCCTTACCATATTGTGAGGGAACGGCGTAGACCACGCCGAAGAGAGCAATGACCAACAGACAGGCAGACTTGTACATCTTTAAGAGTTCTCGTAAAACTTATACCTTCAAGCTATGCCGAACTTCTTATATAGGAATCTTTGAATGCAACTTTTATTGATATGAATTTTTGAAGGGGAATTTCTACTTACGATAAATGCGCAATTGATAATACTtgcaatttcatatttttttataaagctataaataattttggaaTGCTTAAATCTAAAAGAAAATCCCTAGCTAAAGGATATCAACATGTGAATGTCACCCAATCTTATCAACTTTGTTggtctttttcattttcttgtaaaattcAATGATATTGATGAcaactgattaaaattttctttgggGATCTTAACACGTCACAATCTATTTATAGCATATTAGTGGTCCTAAAATTATTGGTAAATTGTTAGGTAAAAGTTAATACCAGACTATAGTATACTAAGGACCAAGACAGAACTGAGTCTGACACCTTAAATATTCAAGTCAAAGCAGCTACTAGAATGTTCtgcatattgttaaaaatgtatttttaatattcaaaaccTTTCTAGgaaattttagtataaaatttaaaattgtatatagtttaattgtgactttaaactaaatataatgTTGAAAAACTCTTGAATGTTAAACAACtgattttgtttgctgtttaattaaataggaaaaataaaatgtattgcaGCTAACTGTAATATAAGAGTAAATATAGCTTGTTTACTTATTAAAgtgttttaaattgattttagatcATTTTTCATATAATGCATTATTTAATCATTGCTTAAAAAGTACTTTCAACTGACATGAAATCAAAAGTAATAATGACATATCTAATCAATGGCAACATCTATAACCTAAACcctattaactttaatttacaatACTGTCTCTTATCAGAAAGTGATTCCCACAAAAAGCGTATATAAGCCTCAAAGGCAACTTCACAGACCTCAGAACACACTTCGATCACTTTCCGGTCAGTATTCGCAATGTACTCTGCTAAGCAAATTTCTCTCTTGGCGCTGGTTCTTGC
This genomic interval carries:
- the LOC117787310 gene encoding uncharacterized protein LOC117787310 isoform X3; this translates as MYKSACLLVIALFGVVYAVPSQYDAEQTWVAGNLSYPLPRNALVGGLDPYGYKLYVGRVSFSGTIVPVRVVAETGIASGSTDILPFTTRTYQLLTTNNNMDYEWIRSYDGILEENAVSVGTSGWNERVFICRAKTEGGVIIGTLLLSRKACLLQALSYEYIQSFDMYEVLIALPKSN